In Arachis stenosperma cultivar V10309 chromosome 1, arast.V10309.gnm1.PFL2, whole genome shotgun sequence, one DNA window encodes the following:
- the LOC130969118 gene encoding thylakoid lumenal 16.5 kDa protein, chloroplastic, which produces MATNFLSTANTFLLPPSSSSQSLSYVYYPIKCSVKRQVNPPSVSKRGLSISIVTSLVLSLGGKGCFVDHANAAILEADDDEELLEKVKRDRKKRLERQGVLSSSKKETGYLQDLVYKLSEVGQAIESNDLPKAGSVLGKGTDTDWVQKANIALNKLSSSAEEKSEVDIFNSSLASLISSVASNDVESSKLAFVTSAAAFEKWTSMTGLVGQLKGL; this is translated from the exons atggcTACAAATTTTCTCTCAACTGCAAACACCTTCCTCCTACCACCATCATCCTCATCACAATCTTTGTCATATGTTTACTACCCCATCAAGTGCAGTGTGAAAAGACAAGTAAACCCTCCAAGTGTCAGCAAGAGAGGGCTATCCATCAGCATTGTCACAAGCTTAGTGCTTTCATTGGGTGGTAAGGGATGCTTTGTTGATCATGCTAATGCAGCAATACTTGAAgcagatgatgatgaagaactcTTAGAAAAAGTGAAGAGGGACAGAAAGAAGAGGCTTGAGAGGCAAGGTGTGCTTAGTTCATCCAAGAAAGAAACAG GATATCTTCAGGATCTTGTGTACAAATTGAGTGAAGTTGGTCAAGCAATTGAAAGCAATGATCTACCTAAAGCAGGTTCTGTTTTGGGGAAAGGAACTGACACAGATTGGGTCCAAAAGGCTAATATAGCTTTGAATAAG CTGAGTTCAAGTGCTGAAGAAAAGAGTGAGGTGGACATATTCAATTCTTCATTAGCTTCATTGATTTCATCAG TTGCTAGCAATGATGTTGAGTCCTCTAAGCTTGCTTTTGTGACTTCAGCTGCTGCCTTTGAGAAGTGGACCTCCATGACAGGGCTGGTTGGTCAGCTTAAGGGGCTTTAA
- the LOC130969101 gene encoding methyl-CpG-binding domain-containing protein 11-like has translation MASSVEKEGAGEEAVSVELPAPPGWKKKYLPKKAGTPKKNEIVFTAPTGEEINNRKQLEQYLKSHPGGPAASEFDWGTGETPRRSARISEKAKAAPPPESEPPKKRGKKSSASKKDEEKEEEKEEEKEETKEVQMQEADETKDGKDLEVEKNVVEENKEDEKKAEGTDVKESTDAKESTDAGENADIPNDEEKSKTADVEGSDVAQNKVEEKIEEETKKDGGAGESEKPETAPIAEKKVEVEGENNRSTHEFEGETKEKEGTKVNDEEHHKINDINAKTEAELTGNGS, from the exons ATGGCGAGCTCAGTGGAGAAGGAGGGTGCAGGGGAAGAAGCTGTGTCCGTCGAACTTCCAGCTCCGCCTGGTTGGAAGAAGAAG TACTTACCAAAAAAGGCTGGAAcaccaaagaaaaatgagattgTGTTCACTGCTCCAACTGGAGAGGAGATCAATAACAGGAAGCAGCTGGAGCAATATTTGAAATCTCACCCTGGTGGCCCTGCTGCATCAGAATTTGATTGGGGTACTGGTGAGACCCCAAGAAGATCGGCAAGAATTAGTGAGAAGGCCAAGGCGGCTCCTCCACCAGAAAGTGAGCCCCCGAAGAAGCGTGGCAAGAAATCATCTGCTTCAAAAAAAGACGaagaaaaggaggaagaaaaagaggaagaaaaagaggagACAAAAGAAGTGCAGATGCAAGAAGCTGATGAAACTAAGGATGGTAAAGATTTAGAGGTGGAAAAGAATGttgtggaggaaaataaggaagaTGAGAAGAAAGCAGAGGGTACAGATGTTAAGGAATCCACAGATGCTAAAGAATCCACAGATGCTGGAGAAAATGCTGACATACCTAATGATGAGGAGAAATCCAAGACTGCTGATGTTGAGGGTTCTGATGTTGCTCAGAacaaagttgaagaaaagattgAGGAGGAGACAAAGAAAGATGGTGGCGCTGGGGAGTCAGAGAAACCAGAAACAGCACCTATTGCTGAGAAAAAAGTTGAGGTGGAAGGAGAGAACAACAGAAGCACTCATGAGTTTGAAggagaaaccaaggaaaaagaAGGAacgaaagtgaatgatgaagaGCATCACAAGATTAATGATATAAACGCGAAGACTGAGGCAGAGTTGACTGGGAATGGAAGCTGA